The Thalassotalea sp. LPB0316 nucleotide sequence TTTTTGCCGTTGATCACGCTCAGTAACGATAAAACTGGGTGTTGGTTGACCCAGTGCGATAGCAGCCTGTGCGTAAAACTCGGCCTTAGTTACGTCAGTTTCGCTAACGCCGTGATAAATCCCTGAGATTACTTCAACGTTAACTAACGCTTTGAGCAAACCCACAGCATCGCATTGGTGGATCAAGTTAACAGGCGCTTTGCCTTGTGAGTAGCTTTTTCCAGCGCGAAAAAATCGCCCGGGATGTCGATCTTCGCCCACCAAACCTGCCAATCTTAATACCGCCGTTTGCATCTGCTGATTATTTTGCGTTAAGACGAGTTGTTCAGCCTCCGATAATATCGCAACTTTAGGGGCCGACTCATCAATGACAGCTTGTTCATCAACCGCCCCCGTTAAGCCATTGAGTACTGCTGTAGAACTTACTAGAATTAAGCGCCTTATTTGACACTTGACGGCAAGCTCGACAAGTTGCGCAATTTTTTCAGGGTAATCAACGCGGCCTTTTCGCAGTTGCGGCGTTATCGCTATTATCCACGTAGAATGCTTTGTTAATTTAGCTAAATGAGGTCCTGTTAACGGTGCAACTAAAGGCAGTGATAACGGCATCGCCGATATTGATAACTCAGTTAACGCTTTGGTTGACGCCTCACTTTGACAAGTGCCCAATACATCAATACCGTCTGCTTGTAGCGTTTTAGCTAATGCTTTGCCCAACCAACCACAACCGATAATTGCAACAGACATTATTCACCCTCTTGGCTTAGCTGATGTTGGCGAATTTGTTGTACCAAATCAGCTGCTAAATCGTTTGGCATTGGAATCGATAAATTGTACTGATTCAATAGCCACTTACCACCAACATTAACTAAAACCCCTGAACCTCGACACTGACCATATTTTTTGTGTTCGAGTAATTCATCAAAAAACAATACATGTTCGGAGATCTGAGTGATATTTTGCTGTGTCGGCGTATAACGCCAGCCAATGCCTTTGGAAAAATAAGGTTTCACAAAGGCTGCGAACTCCGATTTAGTCCAACGCTCAGTGGCGTCCGTCCCCAAAAAGATGAAGTCGTGGTGCATTAAGTTAAAATAATTCTCAGTATCGGCTTGAGCCGCCGCTAGGTGAAAACTTGCCAACGTATCTTTTGCTTGTTGATGATAATTTTGACCAAACGCAACGCTATGTATCAGTAGCGCAGTCATAAAAATGAATAGTCTCATTGTTTTTATCCTTTTTGGGGTACTACAACATAAACACCATGGAAGCTTGCAGCAATTTTGCTGCCACTATAAACGTGACAAGTGATCTCGGCTTTAGCTTTGCGCCCATCTTTTAATCGTTGATAGCTTTCGATGGTATCAGCTTTTTCGACCACAGCGTGACTATAATGCGGTATTGGTGCAAGGTAGTTAATATTCCCCTGAGCTAAAACAATATCACCTTCAAACCCTAGCTGCCTTAGTTGCAGGTGAACCCAGCCCCATCCTGTTAAGGTTGCCAGCGTATTGATACTACCTGCGAACATCGTATTGTGAAGGTTTTTATTAAACATGAGATCACATCGAGTCACTAATTTTTGTCGATCGTAACTAGTCACCTCAATAGCCATGGCTTTACTCGCTGGAATGGTTGCGTGCCATGTTTCAACCAACTGAGTTACTGACCTATCAAGGCTTGGCAACTCAAGAGACTTTCGCATACTAAAATGCTGAATTTCACCATAGAGCAAATGTGATTGACCTAAATTTTGATAGCCAAGCGCCAAATAAAAGTTCAGTGCCACTTCGCGAGCGTTGAGTTCAATTTCCGACAGACCTAGCGCTTTGGCCTGCTGCTCACATGCCGCCATTAATCGCCGACCAAGCCCTTGTCCTTGCGCATTGGGGTCAACCGCAACATAGCGCACTTGCCCTACCTGCAGATTAACTTGATGTAATCTGGCGATGCCAATGATATGGTTATTATCATCGGTCAACATAAAGTGAAAACTTGACGCTTCAAATTCATCGAGTTCACTGCCCTTAGGCTGTGACCATGGCGCCCTTAATTGTTGATAACGAAACTCGTAATAGCGTGCAAATTCATCTTTGCTAGACGGTGAAGCTAACTGTGTCATGGCTAAAAATATCAAGGAAATCTATCGAAAAACATGCGCTTATTAAATCACATAACGAGAGGAAAAGTTATCCGATTAGTCAATCAACCGAAACAACGGTTGGCGGTCATCGAAGATCCTCATCACTTGTGGCTTACTTTTGACAATATCATTCAAAGTGTGATGTTAAAGCGTCAACCGCATCGCTTGCTAATGCCACACCAGCAAGCATTGCTGGTACCGCTGTTGTTTCATACACCCAAAAGCGTTATTGAGTTAGGTCTAGGCGGTGGTAATTTTACCCGAGCGATCAAGCACCTGTTACCTGAAGTAAAACTGACAACCGCCGAAAATGATCAAGACGTTATCACACTGTTTCACGAGTTTTTTAACCCTCAAGCATTATCTTTAACCATTGAGCACATCACCGGTGAAGCATTACTACAACAACACCATAGTGCGATTGATTGGGTTGTGTGTGATATTTACGACCAGCAAAACCACAACTTTTTAGAACAGGTTAAACGCAGTATAACTGAGCAACAGTCACCCACTTACTGGACAATCAATTTACCAAACATGCCAGAAAAATCGATTAATCGATTACTCGCTGAACTCAAGCAGTTAACCTCATCATTGATTCGGCAAAACGGGCAAAGCTACCAAATTAGTTATTTAGAAATTCCGCGCTTTAAAAACATTGTCATTTATTTATTACCTGAGCCAGTCACTGTTTTGGCTGATCAGCACTGCTGTTTACCTAATCACCTTCGACAACGTCTGAAAAACGCATGGCGTTTTCGGCAAAAAGTTACCCCTTGAGGTAGATGGTTACTGGACCATCGTTAGTTAAAGCGACCTTCATATCTGCGCCAAACTCACCCGTTGGCACTTTAAAGCCAAGTTCGCGTAAGCAAAGACAAAAATATTGATAAAGCTGCTCACCCAATTCTGGAGACGCAGCTGACGTGAAACTTGGCCGTAAGCCACGAGAGGTATCAGCAGCAAGGGTAAATTGAGATACTGCTAAAATATCGCCTCCTGCCTGAGCGACATTTAAATTCATCTTGCCATTTTCGTCAGCAAATATTCGATACTTGGCTACTTTATTCGCTAAGCGCTTGACACTTTCTTCAGTATCTTGAGGCTCTACTGCCACTAAAACCAGTAGCCCCTTACCAATTTCGCCGATAATTTTCTGATTAACGGTTACGCTAGCATCTGACACTCGTTGCAATAATGCGATCACTTAATACCCCTCTAGTGATTACCAATAAACTCCGCCATTTTATCGGCTGCTTGACAAAAAGCATCAATTGTTTGTCGCTCAAAGCCACTGTGTCCGGCAACGGGCAGAATTTGCAACTGCGCTGTCGGCCAAGCATTTGCAAGTTGATAAGCGATATCAAGCTGGCAAATCATGTCATAGCGACCATGTAAAATAAACGCAGGTAAATGATTAATACGATGGATATTATCGAGCAGTTGCCCCTCAGCCATGAAACTGTTGTGGTAAAAGAAGTGAGCCGATTGC carries:
- a CDS encoding SDR family NAD(P)-dependent oxidoreductase, producing MSVAIIGCGWLGKALAKTLQADGIDVLGTCQSEASTKALTELSISAMPLSLPLVAPLTGPHLAKLTKHSTWIIAITPQLRKGRVDYPEKIAQLVELAVKCQIRRLILVSSTAVLNGLTGAVDEQAVIDESAPKVAILSEAEQLVLTQNNQQMQTAVLRLAGLVGEDRHPGRFFRAGKSYSQGKAPVNLIHQCDAVGLLKALVNVEVISGIYHGVSETDVTKAEFYAQAAIALGQPTPSFIVTERDQRQKRIVGRNTCQRLDYEFQEPDLVLWLKRSANG
- a CDS encoding nuclear transport factor 2 family protein — protein: MRLFIFMTALLIHSVAFGQNYHQQAKDTLASFHLAAAQADTENYFNLMHHDFIFLGTDATERWTKSEFAAFVKPYFSKGIGWRYTPTQQNITQISEHVLFFDELLEHKKYGQCRGSGVLVNVGGKWLLNQYNLSIPMPNDLAADLVQQIRQHQLSQEGE
- a CDS encoding bifunctional GNAT family N-acetyltransferase/hotdog fold thioesterase, with amino-acid sequence MTQLASPSSKDEFARYYEFRYQQLRAPWSQPKGSELDEFEASSFHFMLTDDNNHIIGIARLHQVNLQVGQVRYVAVDPNAQGQGLGRRLMAACEQQAKALGLSEIELNAREVALNFYLALGYQNLGQSHLLYGEIQHFSMRKSLELPSLDRSVTQLVETWHATIPASKAMAIEVTSYDRQKLVTRCDLMFNKNLHNTMFAGSINTLATLTGWGWVHLQLRQLGFEGDIVLAQGNINYLAPIPHYSHAVVEKADTIESYQRLKDGRKAKAEITCHVYSGSKIAASFHGVYVVVPQKG
- a CDS encoding spermidine synthase, which codes for MRLLNHITRGKVIRLVNQPKQRLAVIEDPHHLWLTFDNIIQSVMLKRQPHRLLMPHQQALLVPLLFHTPKSVIELGLGGGNFTRAIKHLLPEVKLTTAENDQDVITLFHEFFNPQALSLTIEHITGEALLQQHHSAIDWVVCDIYDQQNHNFLEQVKRSITEQQSPTYWTINLPNMPEKSINRLLAELKQLTSSLIRQNGQSYQISYLEIPRFKNIVIYLLPEPVTVLADQHCCLPNHLRQRLKNAWRFRQKVTP
- the dtd gene encoding D-aminoacyl-tRNA deacylase, which codes for MIALLQRVSDASVTVNQKIIGEIGKGLLVLVAVEPQDTEESVKRLANKVAKYRIFADENGKMNLNVAQAGGDILAVSQFTLAADTSRGLRPSFTSAASPELGEQLYQYFCLCLRELGFKVPTGEFGADMKVALTNDGPVTIYLKG